In the Clostridium gelidum genome, AAAAAAGAGTAATAGTTGTAACAAATATGTTAGAAATAGCAAATATTTTATCTTCATCAAATGATAATATTACAGTCGTAGTTGTTTCTGGAGTTTTAAATAAGCCACTGAATGGATTTGTTGGAGCTACAGCTAATGATTTTATTAAAAAGTATAGATTTGATAAATCCTTTATAGGTAGTTGTGGAGTTGATGCTTTTGATAAAAGTATAACTACTTTTGAGATTGAAGATGGAATTACAAAAGCAACAATAATACAATCTAGCAAGAAAACATTTTTAGTAATGGAAAATAAAAAATTTAATGTGGATGGTAATTACAAATTTGCAGCAATTGACGATATCAATGCAATAATAACAGATGAAAAACCAACTGAACAAATTATGGAGATATTGATAAGTAATGAAATTGAGTTAATATAAAAAATAGTTGATAACATTTTATCGCTTTTTTTAAGAATATTTTTATTATATAGGAAACAGCTTGCGGAACTGGCTGTGCACAACAGTTCTACTCGACCACAGGGAGATTTTGTTCTTGAAATTGATTTTTTAAATTTAGGGAGGAATTATTTTGTCAGAAAAAAATAAGAAATATAACATTACTACGGTTACTAAGTCAAAAGATAAGGAGAAGGCTGGAGTTATAGTTGAGGCTGAAAAGCCATTATCTAAGTCAATGTTATGGGAATTACAAACGGAGTTCTTTTCAAATCAGGGGCCAGAGGCGTGGATTAAAGGAATCGTACCTCAATATATAACAACAAATCCTTACATTGCAAACCAATATGCTAAAACTGTCTTTGGGTATTTACGAGATTATGCAGCACGGGAAGATATAGATAAAAATACTGTCATCTACATAATGGAGCTTGCAGCAGGAGTGGGACGATTTACCTATACTTTTCTAAAAAGATTTTTACATATGATTGAAAATTCTTCACTAAAAGGTCTAAAGTTTAAATATATAGTATCAGATTTTGCGGAGAGAAATATTGAATATTGGCAAAATCACAGCTTTTTAAAGCCTTACTTTGAATCAGGAGTACTTGATTGTGCAACCTTTGATATATCTAAAGATGAAGAGGTTAAACTTAGATATAGTGGAGAAATTCTATCAAGTGGCAAAATGAAAAATCCTTTAATTTTATTTGCTAATTATACCTTTGACAGTCTTCCTCAAGATACTTTTTATGTTAAGGACGAAGAACTTTTTGAGGGATTAATTACAGTAACTTCAAAAGAGACACGTGACCCTAACGATAAATCCATTCTGGCAGGTTTGGATTATTATTATACAGATAAAAAAATTGATGGCAGCGATTATTACGAAGATAAGAATTTTAATAATGTGCTAATGCATTATAAAAATTCTCTAGAGGATACAGCTTTTTACATGCCTATAATTGGTTTAAGGTGTATTTCAAGATTAAGAAAGTTATTTAATGATGACGTAATCCTAATATCGGCTGATAAGGGTTATAAAAATGAAGAATCTATGGCTGGAAATTATCATCCGTTTTTATCAAAACATGGGTGTATTTCTATGACAGTCAACTTTCATGCTTTAGAGCTATATTTTAAAGGCCTTGGTGGAAAAGCCATACATAGCATATATGAGCATGAAAATGTAAATGTGTCACTGTTTTTATTAAGTAAGAATAATAATGATTTTGTAGAGACTTCAATGGCTTATAATGAGATTATTGAAGGCATAGGGCCAGATGACTTCTATATTATGAAAAAAGCAATTATGCCTTTAAGTAAGTCTTTAACTACCAAAGAACTTTTGACGTTCTTAAGGTTTACCGTATGGGATTCAAGAACTTTACTTGAATTATATAACATATTGCTTGAAAGAATACCAACAGAAGAAAACTTTCCGAAAGATGAATTGATTGATGCAATCAAAAACATTTGGGAACACTATTTTCCTATTGGTGAAGAAGGAGATTTAGGATATCATTTTGGCTCAATATTGGGTTATCTTGGTCAAGATAATGATGCTCTAAGATTTTTGGAATCTTCATTAGAATTTTATGGTGAGTGCCCTGAAACCAATTATGAAATTGCACTTTGTTATTATAATTTGCAACAAATTGATAAAGCACTTGAGTATACAGAAAAATCTCTAGTTTTAGATCCAGATTTTGAGGAAGGAAAAAATTTAAAAAATATACTTAAAGCAATATAGTTAGTTACAATAAAAAGGGGAGTGTCGCAAAATGATTGATTTTCGATCAGGAGCGATGCTCCTTTTCGATTCAAAGAAAGAAATCTCCCCAAAATTGAAATATCAAATCAATTTTGGGGAGATTTCTGAATTTCAAGCGCACTCAAATAAGCCTACTTATTTTATTCCATAATTAGGCAGTAGATTTTAATTCATGAAGATGATTTTGGGTTCTTTCATTTTGTATTTTTAAATGCAATTTGTTAATGTTGTAGCCAAAACAAAGCAAAATAAATTCAGTTTTAACACTATTTTTTCCACGTGTTAAAAATCTATTGAATTCATAATCACTTTTTAGAACTCCAAATGCTCCTTCGACCTGAATAGATCTGTTCATTCTTAATTTAGTTCCAAATTCAGTTGTGATATTTCTATAAGATATTTCACGCTTTTCCACAAAAGTTTTTGAAACTTGCATCTTTCTATTTCCTTTTGCTTTCGTGCACTTCGATTTATGAGCACAGTTATCACAACTTTCACACTCATAGATAGTAGCCTCTGATTTGTATCCACTGGCGGATTTTCTATTAATAATAGAGGTCGGAATCAACTTTCTACCATTATGGCAAATATATAAATCTGATTCTGCATCATATTTCATGTTTTCACGTTTACTAATATCATTTTTAAAACTTCTTTTTTTCCACTTTTCATAAGTTTGTGGTTTTATATACGGAGTTTGATTGTTAGATTCTAAAAATAAATAGTTCTCCTCACTTTCGTAACCAGAATCTGCAATTACATTAAGATATTTATACCCAATTTTTTCTTGCATATTATTAAGCATAGGTATTAATGTTGCTATATCATTTCTATCATCAAATATTCCGACCCCGGTTACGTATTCACTTTCAACTGCGATTTGTGCATTATATGCAGGTTTCAATTGACCATTTCTCATATGGTCATCTTTCATACGCATAAAAGTTGCATCTGTATCAGTTTTAGAATAACTATTTCTTTTTGATAATATGTTTTTACTGAAATTATATTTTTCTTGTCTTTCTTTATATTCAAATAGTTGCTCTATCCATTTCTGAATTGCAGTTTTTCTTTTACCAATACCGTGAACAAACTCTATGTTTCTTTTGTCTTTTTCATATAAAAGCCATTCGAGAATTTTATCAATATCATATATCAATGTTTCTTTTTTAACAATAAAGTCTCTCGATTCTTCAAGATTGATATTTTCAGCAAGAGTAAGAATCTTATCAAACATTTTTTCCTCATTTTTATAAATGGATTTCTTCCAAACAAAAGTATAACGATTGGCATTCGCTTCGATTTTAGTACCATCAATAAATACATTTTCAAATAATATTTCCTTTTGAGCTGCTAGATATTTAACTTGTTGATAAAATAAATCTTCAATTACTTCATTTGAAAGATATTCTTTACGGAATCTACTAATGGTAGCATGATCAGGTGCTTTATAACCTTGAAGTAGCCACTTGAAATTTATATCTCTTTTGCATGCTTTCTCTATTTTTCTACTAGAATAAACATTTTGAGAATAAGCATACGATACTATTTTGAACATGATTTTTGGTTCCACTGCCGGTTTTCTTCCAACGGAAGAGTACGCCTGATACAACTTTGTATAATTTAATCCCTCCAATATATGGCTTAGCAAGCGGACTGAATCATCTTCTGGTATTAAGTTTTCTAAATTTAATGGTAATATAAGTTGATAATTATCATTAAATTGATTATAATTTTTATTGTATAATTTGGTTTTTAACATAATTTAATTATACTAAAAATGTGAATTCTTTTGAATTCACATTTTTTATTTTTTTTATAAAAAAATGAGCTGCCACAAAACTAACTACGTTAGTTTTGCAACAGCCCCTTTCTGTGGATAAATATATCTAAATATATTATTACTCTCTTAACCACATTATTATAGCATCTTCTTTATTGTCTTCATAATATCCTTTTCTAACGCCATCTTGTTTAAAATTGTATTTTTCATAAAGTGCTCTGGCGGCTTTATTGCCACTTCTTACTTCAAGAGTATAAGCAATACACCCTTGACTTTTGCAATAGTCAAGGAATTCTTTAAGGAGTTTTGATCCAATACCGTGTTTTCTATGGTTCGGATGTACTGCTATATTTGTTATGTGTGACTCATCAAGTACAATCCATGTTCCTATAAAACCTACAACTTTATTATCAATTTTTGCAACTAGATATCTAGCAATAGGATTAGTTAATTCTTGAATATAAGAGCCCTTGCTCCAACAAACAGAAAAACTTAATGAACTAATATCTAAAATTGCATCAATATCTTCTTCTTTCATGAAATCAATCATTATATCCATATTTTACTTCATCCTTTGCTCATATTCTCTGACAGCTTGGGGTTTCTTTAAATAAAATGGAGCAGAGTTTGAATCATCAAAATCACCATTTTCCAGTAATATACTACCTATCTCACCCAAAGAAGAAGCTCTAACTACATTAAGATGATTAGGAGGAAAATAACAATTTGGACAATTTTCAATTAAATAATCTTTATATTTATCAACTCCATCACCTATAAATATAACTTTTTCATTTTTAGCTTTAATTAATTCTATTAGTTCACTTAAATCTAAGGCAGAATAATCTAAAAGTTGTTCTAATTTAACTGGTAAGTCATAGTTCCCATCAGTATTTGTGGATTCACTAGATGAATTAGTGCAAGTTGAATTTCCTCTATATAATGAAGTGTATACACTATCTCTTAAAGCATCCATTATAGGACATATAATTCCATCAAAATTAGATACACTAAGCGCTAAGGCATCTAAACTAGATACGCTAACATAAGGCTTATTACTTCCAAAGCTTAGACCTTTTACGGTTGCCATACCTATTCTAAGTCCAGTAAAAGAACCAGGCCCTTTGGAAACCACATAACCATCAATATCATCTATGGTTAAATTATTATTATCCAATAAGTTTTCAATAATAGTCATTAATATTACAGAGTGCTCTTTTTTATCAGCTAAAGTAATTTCTCCAAGTAATTTTTTGTTCTTCATTAGTGCAACAGTTGCAACTTTTGAAGACGAGTCTACAGCAAGTACAATCATAATTTCAACTCCTTTATATAATCATATCTTTCTCCGTACGGAGTTAAAGTTATTTTTCTATAATCTTCGTCACTTTCAAAGTCTTTTTCTATTTTTATATGAAGTAAGTCCTTTGGTAAAATTTCTTCTATATAATTTGCCCATTCTATAATAGATACGGCATCTGAAAATATATAATCATCAAATCCAATTGCATAAATTTCATCAGGATCAC is a window encoding:
- the rimI gene encoding ribosomal protein S18-alanine N-acetyltransferase, producing the protein MDIMIDFMKEEDIDAILDISSLSFSVCWSKGSYIQELTNPIARYLVAKIDNKVVGFIGTWIVLDESHITNIAVHPNHRKHGIGSKLLKEFLDYCKSQGCIAYTLEVRSGNKAARALYEKYNFKQDGVRKGYYEDNKEDAIIMWLRE
- a CDS encoding DeoR/GlpR family DNA-binding transcription regulator gives rise to the protein MFTEERLDEILNILNSEGKVKVKDLSQKFNVTEDCIRKDLKQLEHNGSLKRTYGGAIQVRQSSQLYDISEREKIDISTKSIISKKALELIEDRETIFLDISTINILIAKALLASKKRVIVVTNMLEIANILSSSNDNITVVVVSGVLNKPLNGFVGATANDFIKKYRFDKSFIGSCGVDAFDKSITTFEIEDGITKATIIQSSKKTFLVMENKKFNVDGNYKFAAIDDINAIITDEKPTEQIMEILISNEIELI
- the tsaB gene encoding tRNA (adenosine(37)-N6)-threonylcarbamoyltransferase complex dimerization subunit type 1 TsaB, with the translated sequence MIVLAVDSSSKVATVALMKNKKLLGEITLADKKEHSVILMTIIENLLDNNNLTIDDIDGYVVSKGPGSFTGLRIGMATVKGLSFGSNKPYVSVSSLDALALSVSNFDGIICPIMDALRDSVYTSLYRGNSTCTNSSSESTNTDGNYDLPVKLEQLLDYSALDLSELIELIKAKNEKVIFIGDGVDKYKDYLIENCPNCYFPPNHLNVVRASSLGEIGSILLENGDFDDSNSAPFYLKKPQAVREYEQRMK
- a CDS encoding tetratricopeptide repeat protein; amino-acid sequence: MSEKNKKYNITTVTKSKDKEKAGVIVEAEKPLSKSMLWELQTEFFSNQGPEAWIKGIVPQYITTNPYIANQYAKTVFGYLRDYAAREDIDKNTVIYIMELAAGVGRFTYTFLKRFLHMIENSSLKGLKFKYIVSDFAERNIEYWQNHSFLKPYFESGVLDCATFDISKDEEVKLRYSGEILSSGKMKNPLILFANYTFDSLPQDTFYVKDEELFEGLITVTSKETRDPNDKSILAGLDYYYTDKKIDGSDYYEDKNFNNVLMHYKNSLEDTAFYMPIIGLRCISRLRKLFNDDVILISADKGYKNEESMAGNYHPFLSKHGCISMTVNFHALELYFKGLGGKAIHSIYEHENVNVSLFLLSKNNNDFVETSMAYNEIIEGIGPDDFYIMKKAIMPLSKSLTTKELLTFLRFTVWDSRTLLELYNILLERIPTEENFPKDELIDAIKNIWEHYFPIGEEGDLGYHFGSILGYLGQDNDALRFLESSLEFYGECPETNYEIALCYYNLQQIDKALEYTEKSLVLDPDFEEGKNLKNILKAI
- a CDS encoding IS1182 family transposase; this encodes MLKTKLYNKNYNQFNDNYQLILPLNLENLIPEDDSVRLLSHILEGLNYTKLYQAYSSVGRKPAVEPKIMFKIVSYAYSQNVYSSRKIEKACKRDINFKWLLQGYKAPDHATISRFRKEYLSNEVIEDLFYQQVKYLAAQKEILFENVFIDGTKIEANANRYTFVWKKSIYKNEEKMFDKILTLAENINLEESRDFIVKKETLIYDIDKILEWLLYEKDKRNIEFVHGIGKRKTAIQKWIEQLFEYKERQEKYNFSKNILSKRNSYSKTDTDATFMRMKDDHMRNGQLKPAYNAQIAVESEYVTGVGIFDDRNDIATLIPMLNNMQEKIGYKYLNVIADSGYESEENYLFLESNNQTPYIKPQTYEKWKKRSFKNDISKRENMKYDAESDLYICHNGRKLIPTSIINRKSASGYKSEATIYECESCDNCAHKSKCTKAKGNRKMQVSKTFVEKREISYRNITTEFGTKLRMNRSIQVEGAFGVLKSDYEFNRFLTRGKNSVKTEFILLCFGYNINKLHLKIQNERTQNHLHELKSTA